In one Rutidosis leptorrhynchoides isolate AG116_Rl617_1_P2 chromosome 8, CSIRO_AGI_Rlap_v1, whole genome shotgun sequence genomic region, the following are encoded:
- the LOC139863596 gene encoding uncharacterized protein, whose protein sequence is MRGFGRDDKTENKVSWFRKIRLRELPDVVAVQESKCNLVNDKWIELIWGSSRFQYIQKPKLGKSGGMFLIWDPSIFVVIEAVEKQHLLAVKGCWKGKDKETVIVNVYGPYKDEEKRKFWESLEGLMELDNVEWVIGGDFNEAIGRWTRPSTDGACPSTNGFNFTDRPIVKSIDRWCGDDRPTVFDDRPIVYAVGILTKC, encoded by the exons ATGCGTGGTTTCGGTCGAGATGACAAGACTGAAAACAAGGTCAGTTGGTTTAGAAAAATTCGCTTAAGGGAGCTACCTGATGTAGTTGCTGTTCAAGAAAGTAAATGTAACTTGGTCAATGATAAGTGGATTGAATTGATATGGGGTTCTTCGAGATTTCAGTACATTCAGAAACCAAAATTGGGGAAATCAGGTGGTATGTTTTTGATTTGGGACCCTTCGATATTTGTGGTAATTGAAGCAGTTGAAAAACAACATCTCTTGGCTGTAAAAGGTTGCTGGAAAGGAAAAGATAAAGAAACGGTTATTGTCAATGTCTACGGACCTTACAAAGATGAAGAAAAAAGGAAATTTTGGGAAAGCCTGGAAGGCTTAATGGAACTAGACAATGTTGAGTGGGTTATAGGAGGAGATTTCAACGAA GCGATCGGCCGATGGACTAGACCGTCGACCGATGGTGCGTGTCCTTCGACCAACGGTTTTAATTTTACCGATCGGCCGATAGTGaagtccatcgaccgatggtgtggtgACGATCGGCCGACCGTCTTTGATGATCGACCGATAGTCTATGCAGTTGGAATTttgactaagtgttga